The following proteins are co-located in the Cryptococcus neoformans var. neoformans B-3501A chromosome 12, whole genome shotgun sequence genome:
- a CDS encoding hypothetical protein (Match to ESTs gb|CF183591.1|CF183591, gb|CF184045.1|CF184045, gb|CF193329.1|CF193329; HMMPfam hit to Glyco_hydro_9, Glycosyl hydrolase family 9, score: 227.2, E(): 2.9e-65), protein MLIPFLALASLSRITTAQLTPSPTYSPPTSSAGLTASSETPNTQWSNILGNSLWFYDAQRSGRLDEGTYGNRVDWRNDSALEDGSDWGLDLVGGWYDAGDYIKATFPLSFTLFALSWGALTHGQGYGLANQTAYLDGTLRWGFDWLMKAHPSDDVLFIQVGSGDVDNNYWGGDQDIPSPRPGYPINSSYPGTDGWAAASAAFSLGSLLYTPGVSYRPTSSSSPPTSPSLENSTYASQLLAHAESLYSVANSTTPRQTYYTALGDEVAAYASSDWRDNLCASALALALATNNSAYYADAYNYYVQYGLSGTHEVWNWDSSQPAIYVMFAEIASAKPELAQGAGLDVNLTGWQTEVENYFDGLIKEDFSNSYLTEGGLLYWDGDSDEASLNPAMAAAMLMFKYAPMASSTDKTNSYNSFAQSQLNYLLGSNPMSVPYIVGQHPNSPSNPHSAPASGGFNINNIRDDPPTEAHVLYGAVVGGPLSSDQFWDWRDDWVQTEIALDYNAMIPTLASMQLMNNTADPPYVDIAAGTYSIPSGQPCDAALPCRGGGGLSGGEIAGIVVGVIVGVVLLVIVGVWWWWRKRGKRWGSKW, encoded by the exons ATGctcatccccttccttgccctcgCTTCTCTGTCCCGAATAACCACAGCCCAGCTCACACCGTCTCCCACTTATTCTcctccaacctcctctgCAGGACTCACAGCCTCCAGCGAAACACCCAACACACAATGGTCCAATATCCTTGGTAACTCCCTTTGGTTCTACGATGCCCAAAGGTCAGGTAGATTAGATGAAGGAACATATGGGAACAGAGTAGACTGGAGGAATGATAGCGCTTTAGAAGATGGGAGTGATTGGGGTTTGGACCTTGTCGGCGGATGGTATGATGCGGGTGACTACATCAAGGCGACATTTCCTTTG AGTTTTACCTTATTTGCGCTCTCCTGGGGGGCGTTGACGCATGGCCAAGGATATGGCCTTGCCAACCAAACAGCCTATCTCGATGGGACCTTGCGATGGGGTTTTGATTGGCTTATGAAG GCACACCCATCGGATGATGTGCTGTTTATCCAAGTTGGTTCTGGGGATGTCGACAACAATTACTG GGGCGGGGACCAGGACATTCCAAGTCCTCGCCCGGGGTACCCAATCAACTCTTCTTACCCTGGTACAGATGGCTGGGCCGCTGCCTCTGCCGCCTTTTCACTAGGTTCCCTCCTTTACACACCAGGCGTCTCGTACAGACCCacttcatcgtcctctcctccaaccTCACCTTCATTGGAAAACTCCACTTATGCGTCTCAGCTGTTGGCACACGCTGAGTCGCTTTACTCTGTCGCCAACTCTACCACCCCTCGACAAACTTACTACACGGCTTTAGGTGATGAAGTTGCCGCTTACGCCTCTTCCGACTGGCGAGATAACCTCTGTGCATCTGCTCTGGCTCTGGCACTGGCGACAAACAACTCTGCGTACTACGCCGATGCATACAACTATTATGTCCAATATGGGCTGTCAGGCACACATGAAGTTTGGAACTGGGATTCGTCACAGCCGGCAATTTATGTCATGTTTGCGGAAATTGCGAGCGCAAAGCCCGAGTTAGCGCAAGGAGCTGGACTCGACGTGAACTTGACTGGATGGCAGACTGAAGTCGAGAACTACTTTGATGGGCTTATCAAAGAGGATTTCAGTAATTCTTACTTGACCGAAG GGGGATTACTCTATTGGGATGGCGACTCTGACGAGGCGTCCTTGAACCCTGCCATGGCTGCCGCTATGCTCATGTTCAAGTACGCACCCATGGCCTCTTCAACCGACAAGACCAACTCTTATAATTCATTCGCTCAATCCCAACTCAACTACCTGCTCGGCTCCAACCCCATGTCAGTCCCTTACATCGTTGGGCAACACCCGAATTCCCCATCCAACCCCCACTCTGCCCCCGCTTCTGGTGGCTTCAACATAAATAATATCCGTGACGACCCTCCCACCGAGGCGCACGTGTTATATGGTGCGGTGGTGGGTGGACCGTTGAGCAGTGATCAATTTTGGGATTGGAGAGACGATTGGGTGCAGACGGAGATAGCATTGGATTATAACGCGATGATTCCAACTCTCGCCTCTATGCAG CTTATGAACAACACTGCCGATCCACCTTATGTCGACATCGCTGCAGGCACATACTCCATCCCCTCTGGCCAACCTTGTGATGCAGCTCTTCCATGCCGCGGTGGCGGCGGTCTTAGCGGTGGTGAGATTGCAGGGATTGTTGTGGGTGTTATTGTGGGTGTGGTCTTGTTGGTGATTGTGGGCgtttggtggtggtggaggaagaggggaaagagatggggtAGTAAGTGGTAA
- a CDS encoding hypothetical protein (HMMPfam hit to Gpi1, N-acetylglucosaminyl transferase component (Gpi1), score: 113.3, E(): 5.9e-31) produces the protein MDQQSIRVFWPITGVDMSEGKVVGWRLRDTLCVVGIVQDRLWNKVLAQIGEEEDLVGLESIGRAVLDATKNTDVNEKQYIFWVNKERIPLSCSVPTILILYKPLDSSRLQYLTPSSSSPDLHVSGQDRHDPRYQLTIGDDQLSAIVDLINKTRHVQQVLRSLQMESAAEGKKKRRKQASLPSAPRFLFALDTCAQITIFLFSISIPCSSSFRAISTSADQLCTRMEQSIRGPIRYLTTRNDGGINDRAARYNVFWNTVWLVNDLVLGYVAHNLIRRHSEWISTTTSTFFSWLNDWPVGLKLNTPLSQFFCSTFTFLIQRWGDCVTPSLHSLLPQLMYLLSILSLTGFTTLLAASHDILNLLTLHLLFGYNVMRAVCVWQIDSLGGLWNLFRGKRWNVLRRRTDSYEYDIDQLFLGTLLFTVSAFLFPTVLSYTALFCLTRGMIFIICRVSEVTRQAMNRFPIFELILWIKEPSRVPGGLNFTVQTVPLGDEGEKTEGRFIMRRALVLKSTPKALSDILFHQ, from the exons ATGGACCAGCAAAGCATCAGAGTATTCTGGCCTATCACTGGGGTCGATATGTCAGAGGGGAAAGTAGTCGGTTGGAGATTGAGAGATACTCTGTGTGTTGTGGGGATCGTTCAAGATCGG CTATGGAACAAGGTCCTTGCCCAAAttggtgaggaagaagatttggTGGGGCTGGAGAGCATCGGTCGGGCAGTATTGGATGCGACCAAGAACACCGATGTCAATGAGAAGCAGTATATTTTTTGGGTCAATAAGGAGCGTATACCGCTTTCATGTTC GGTTCCCACAATTCTTATACTGTATAAACCATTGGATTCCTCTCGCCTGCAGTACCTAAccccatcatcctcgtctcctGATCTGCACGTATCTGGGCAAGATAGGCATGATCCTAGGTACCAGTTAACTATTGGAGATGATCAACTATCTGCCATCGTCGACCTT ATTAATAAGACAAGGCATGTTCAACAGGTTCTTCGTTCGTTACAAATGGAGAGCGCTGcagagggaaagaaaaagagaagaaagcaagCATCCTTGCCATCTGCTCCTCGTTTCCTTTTCGCTCTCGACACTTGCGCACAGATcaccatctttctcttctccatttctATCCCCTGTTCAAGCTCCTTCCGCGCTATTTCCACAT CGGCAGATCAATTGTGCACAAGGATGGAGCAGTCAATCAGAGGACCTATTCGGTATTTGACGACTCGAAACGATGGGGGAATCAATGACAGGGCAGCGCGATATAATGT GTTTTGGAATACGGTTTGGCTCGTT AACGACTTGGTCTTGGGATATGTAGCCCACAACCTCATTCGTCGACATTCCGAATGGatttccaccaccacgagcaccttcttctcg TGGTTGAACGACTGGCCTGTGGGGCTGAAACTCAATACTCCACTCAGCCAATTTTTTTGTTCGACGTTTACGTTCCTCATCCAACGTTGGGGTG ATTGCGTCACACCCTCGCTCCATTCACTTTTACCCCAGCTCATGTACTTGTTATCCATTCTCTCCCTAACAGGTTTTACCACCCTCCTCGCAGCGTCACACGACATACTCAACCTATTAacgcttcatcttctcttcggGTATAATGTCATGAGAGCCGTGTGTGTCTGGCAAATTGACAGTTTGGGGGGCCTATGGAATCTTTTCCGTG GTAAACGATGGAATGTCTTACGGCGGCGGACGGATTCATACGAATACGATATCGATCAGCTCTTTCTCGGTACGCTCCTTTTCACAGTATCAGCATTCCTTTTCCCTACCGTCCTCAGCTACACAgctctcttctgcctc acgagaggaatGATATTCATAATATGTCGCGTTTCGGAAGTGACCCGACAGGCGATGAACAGGTTTCCCATATTTGAACTTATATTATGGATAAAGGAACCTTCAAGAGTGCCGG GGGGCTTGAACTTTACTGTGCAAACGGTACCCTTGGGTGACGAGGGGGAGAAAACTGAAGGTAGATTCATCATGAGGAGAGCATTGGTTTTGAAG AGTACACCCAAAGCACTCTCGGACATTTTATTCCACCAGTGA